From a single Stomoxys calcitrans chromosome 4, idStoCalc2.1, whole genome shotgun sequence genomic region:
- the LOC106082700 gene encoding uncharacterized protein LOC106082700, which produces MRSFVLFCSLIALTLAKPQYHYGTGVSGTFGTTSTSSGVTTNKVLTAPVAVSHGHGGGSSLFGESTFGSGNSFGGDSSLTTSSTSGARPSTTFGSGTYGGGIGSGSIQRDSFISGSSSHSTFQGFEAPLVHKHFITISAPEDNDSLQASKNLVIGRPQKNYRVIFIKAPSSSNANVKLSAQYAPQEEKTVIYVLSKNENSLEVSDIATPAPTVPSKPEVHFIKYKTEEEALHAQKQIQAEYDKIEGSSEHTDAGIAPIESVIGVLGNSGGVSGATGSFSSESTLSTVSSSGGLHLGGLSGSTHTGGSGSTTVSGGSGQGTTFGVSIQGTSLTTDDTGHGTILTTTSGGSAHGSTLGGSHSDAITTSVTHHLSGSSSEGAKATAYLPPTV; this is translated from the exons ATGCGTAGTTTTGTG cTCTTTTGTTCTTTAATCGCGTTGACATTGGCGAAGCCCCAATATCATTATGGAACTGGAGTTTCTGGAACCTTTGgcacaacatcaacatcaagtGGTGTTACCACCAATAAGGTCTTGACAGCACCAGTTGCAGTTTCGCATGGACATGGAGGAGGAAGTTCTTTATTTGGCGAATCCACCTTTGGTAGTGGAAATTCCTTTGGAGGCGATTCTTCGTTGACAACCAGTTCTACAAGTGGTGCAAGACCCAGTACTACATTTGGATCTGGTACATATGGAGGTGGAATTGGAAGTGGCTCCATCCAAAGAGACTCCTTTATCAGTGGTTCTTCAAGCCACAGTACCTTCCAAGGATTTGAGGCTCCATTAGTGCACAAACACTTTATTACAATATCGGCTCCCGAAGATAATGACAGTTTGCAAGCTAGCAAGAATTTGGTCATTGGACGTCCGCAAAAGAATTATCGTGTGATCTTTATTAAGGCTCCATCTTCCAGTAATGCCAATGTCAAATTATCCGCCCAGTATGCTCCACAGGAAGAAAAGACTGTCATTTATGTGCTGTCGAAGAATGAGAACAGCTTGGAAGTTAGCGATATTGCCACGCCAGCACCTACAGTGCCAAGCAAACCAGAGGTGCACTTCATTAAATACAAGACCGAAGAAGAAGCTCTGCATGCCCAAAAACAAATTCAAG ctGAATATGACAAAATCGAAGGTTCCTCTGAACACACAGATgctggcatagctcccatagaatCCGTTATTGGAGTTTTGGGCAACAGTGGTGGTGTTTCAGGTGCTACGGGTTCTTTCAGCTCGGAATCTACTCTGAGTACTGTGTCCTCCTCAGGCGGCTTACATTTGGGAGGATTATCCGGTTCTACCCACACTGGGGGTTCCGGCTCCACCACTGTCTCAGGCGGTTCTGGCCAAGGCACTACCTTTGGAGTTTCTATTCAAGGCACAAGCTTAACTACTGATGATACTGGTCATGGAACTATTCTCACTACAACATCTGGTGGTTCCGCCCATGGCAGTACATTAGGCGGTTCTCATTCTGACGCTATCACCACCTCAGTTACTCATCATTTAAGTGGAAGCAGCAGTGAGGGAGCCAAAGCAACAGCCTATCTTCCTCCAACAGTTTAA